One Camelus ferus isolate YT-003-E chromosome 21, BCGSAC_Cfer_1.0, whole genome shotgun sequence genomic region harbors:
- the LOC102511056 gene encoding 40S ribosomal protein S7-like yields the protein MNWDHKAQLRELNITGAKEIEVGGRWKAIIIFVPVPQLKSFQKIQVWLVYELEKKFRRKHVVFIAQRILPKPTRKSHTKNKQKCSRSRTPSAMHDAILEDLVFPSEIVAKRIHVKLDGSWLIKVHLDKVQ from the coding sequence ATGAACTGGGACCACAAGGCACAGCTGCGGGAGCTGAACATCACGGGGGCCAAGGAAATTGAAGTTGGCGGTCGTTGGAAAGCTATTATAATCTTCGTCCCGGTCCCTCAACTGAAATCTTTTCAGAAAATCCAGGTCTGGCTGGTGTATGAGTTGGAGAAAAAGTTCAGGAGGAAGCACGTCGTTTTCATCGCTCAGAGAATTCTGCCTAAGCCAACTCGAAAAAGCCAtaccaaaaataagcaaaagtgtTCCAGGAGCCGCACTCCGTCGGCCATGCACGACGCCATCCTGGAGGACCTGGTCTTCCCAAGTGAGATCGTGGCCAAGAGGATCCACGTGAAGCTGGACGGCAGCTGGCTCATAAAGGTGCATTTGGACAAAGTGCAGTAG
- the SLC27A3 gene encoding solute carrier family 27 member 3 isoform X2 has protein sequence MAALLLLPLLLLLPLLLLKLRLWPQLRWLAADLAFTVRALRCKRALRARALAAAAADPEGPEGGCSLAWRLAQLAQQRPSHTFLIHGARRFSYAEAERQSNRTARAFLRARGWDRGPGGGGTGGAEEGEQPAHGAPDVAAGSGAARAARERDGVAPLAPGATVALLLPACPEFLWLWFGLAKAGLRTAFVPTALRRGPLLHCLRCCGARALVLAPEFLESLEPDLPALRAMGLHLWAAGAETHPAGISDLLAEASAEVDEPVPGYLSSPQNIMDTCLYIFTSGTTGLPKAARISHLKILQCQGFYQLCGAHQDDVIYLALPLYHMSGSLLGIVGCLGIGATVVLKSKFSAGQFWEDCQQHRVTVFQYIGELCRYLVNQPPVLETYGLTEGNVATFNYTGQQGAVGRASWLYKHVFPFSLIRYDVTTGEPIRNIQGHCVATSPGEPGLLVAPVSPQSPFLGYAGGPELARGKLLKDVFRPGDVFFNTGDLLVCDDQGFLRFHDRTGDTFRWKGENVATTEVAEALEALDFLQEVNVYGVTVPGHEGRAGMAALVLRPPHSLDLVQLYAHVSENLPPYARPRFLRLQECLATTETFKQQKVRMAKEGFDPSTLSDPLYILDQAGGAYLPLTPARYSALLAGDLRI, from the exons ATGGCCGCCCTCCTGCTGCTACCCCTGCTGCtactgctgccgctgctgctgctgaagcTGCGCCTCTGGCCGCAGTTGCGCTGGCTCGCGGCGGACTTGGCCTTCACGGTGCGCGCCCTACGCTGCAAACGGGCTCTTCGAGCGCGCGCCCTCGCCGCGGCTGCCGCCGACCCGGAAGGTCCCGAGGGgggctgcagcctggcctggcGCCTTGCGCAGCTGGCCCAGCAGCGCCCCTCGCACACCTTTCTCATTCACGGCGCGCGGCGCTTTAGCTACGCGGAGGCCGAGCGCCAGAGCAACCGGACTGCGCGCGCCTTCCTGCGCGCACGAGGCTGGGACAGGGGACCCGGCGGCGGCGGCACGGGGGGCGCAGAGGAAGGCGAGCAGCCGGCGCACGGCGCTCCAGACGTCGCGGCCGGAAGCGGAGCGGCGCGGGCCGCGCGGGAAAGGGATGGCGTGGCCCCCCTGGCACCTGGGGCCACCGTGGCgctgctgcttcctgcctgccCAGAGTTCCTGTGGCTCTGGTTCGGGCTGGCCAAGGCCGGCCTGCGCACGGCCTTTGTGCCCACCGCCCTGCGCCGGGGTCCCCTACTGCACTGCCTCCGCTGCTGCGGCGCCCGCGCGCTCGTGCTGGCGCCAG AGTTCCTGGAGTCCCTGGAGCCTGACCTGCCGGCCCTGAGAGCCATGGGGCTCCACCTGTGGGCTGCAGGCGCTGAAACCCATCCTGCTGGAATCAGCGATTTGCTGGCTGAGGCCTCAGCTGAAGTGGATGAACCAGTGCCTGGATATCTGTCTTCCCCCCAGAACATAATGGACACGTGCCTGTATATCTTCACCTCTGGCACGACTG gcctccccaaAGCTGCTCGGATCAGTCATCTGAAGATCCTTCAATGCCAGGGATTCTACCAGCTCTGCGGTGCCCACCAGGACGATGTGATCTACCTCGCCCTCCCACTCTACCACATGTCTGGTTCCCTGTTGGGCATTGTGGGCTGCTTGGGCATTG GGGCCACAGTGGTGCTGAAGTCCAAGTTCTCGGCTGGTCAGTTCTGGGAGGACTGCCAGCAGCACAGGGTGACGGTGTTCCAGTACATCGGAGAATTATGCCGATACCTTGTCAACCAGCCCCCG GTGCTGGAGACGTATGGGCTGACTGAGGGCAACGTGGCAACTTTCAACTACACTGGACAGCAGGGTGCTGTGGGGCGGGCTTCCTGGCTTTACAAG CATGTCTTCCCCTTCTCTTTGATTCGCTATGATGTCACCACAGGGGAGCCAATTCGGAACATCCAAGGGCACTGTGTGGCCACATCCCCAG GTGAGCCAGGACTGCTGGTGGCCCCTGTGAGCCCACAGTCGCCATTCCTGGGCTATGCTGGGGGGCCTGAGCTGGCCCGGGGAAAGCTGCTGAAGGATGTCTTCCGGCCTGGGGATGTTTTCTTCAACACTGGGGACCTGTTGGTCTGCGATGACCAAGGCTTTCTTCGCTTCCATGATCGTACTGGAGACACCTTCAG GTGGAAGGGGGAGAATGTGGCCACGACCGAGGTGGCGGAGGCCTTGGAAGCCCTGGATTTTCTTCAGGAGGTGAACGTCTACGGAGTCACTGTCCCAG GGCatgaaggcagggctgggatggCAGCCCTGGTTCTGCGTCCCCCCCACTCTTTGGATCTCGTGCAGCTCTACGCCCATGTTTCTGAGAACTTACCACCTTATGCCCGGCCTCGATTCCTAAGGCTCCAG gagtGTCTGGCCACCACAGAGACCTTCAAGCAGCAGAAGGTTCGGATGGCAAAGGAGGGCTTTGACCCAAGCACGCTGTCCGACCCGCTGTACATTCTGGACCAGGCTGGGGGCGCCtacctgcccctcacccctgccagATACAGTGCCCTCCTGGCTGGGGACCTTCGCATCTGA
- the SLC27A3 gene encoding solute carrier family 27 member 3 isoform X1, whose protein sequence is MAALLLLPLLLLLPLLLLKLRLWPQLRWLAADLAFTVRALRCKRALRARALAAAAADPEGPEGGCSLAWRLAQLAQQRPSHTFLIHGARRFSYAEAERQSNRTARAFLRARGWDRGPGGGGTGGAEEGEQPAHGAPDVAAGSGAARAARERDGVAPLAPGATVALLLPACPEFLWLWFGLAKAGLRTAFVPTALRRGPLLHCLRCCGARALVLAPEFLESLEPDLPALRAMGLHLWAAGAETHPAGISDLLAEASAEVDEPVPGYLSSPQNIMDTCLYIFTSGTTGLPKAARISHLKILQCQGFYQLCGAHQDDVIYLALPLYHMSGSLLGIVGCLGIGATVVLKSKFSAGQFWEDCQQHRVTVFQYIGELCRYLVNQPPDKAEHGHKVRLAVGSGLRSDTWERFVRRFGPLQVLETYGLTEGNVATFNYTGQQGAVGRASWLYKHVFPFSLIRYDVTTGEPIRNIQGHCVATSPGEPGLLVAPVSPQSPFLGYAGGPELARGKLLKDVFRPGDVFFNTGDLLVCDDQGFLRFHDRTGDTFRWKGENVATTEVAEALEALDFLQEVNVYGVTVPGHEGRAGMAALVLRPPHSLDLVQLYAHVSENLPPYARPRFLRLQECLATTETFKQQKVRMAKEGFDPSTLSDPLYILDQAGGAYLPLTPARYSALLAGDLRI, encoded by the exons ATGGCCGCCCTCCTGCTGCTACCCCTGCTGCtactgctgccgctgctgctgctgaagcTGCGCCTCTGGCCGCAGTTGCGCTGGCTCGCGGCGGACTTGGCCTTCACGGTGCGCGCCCTACGCTGCAAACGGGCTCTTCGAGCGCGCGCCCTCGCCGCGGCTGCCGCCGACCCGGAAGGTCCCGAGGGgggctgcagcctggcctggcGCCTTGCGCAGCTGGCCCAGCAGCGCCCCTCGCACACCTTTCTCATTCACGGCGCGCGGCGCTTTAGCTACGCGGAGGCCGAGCGCCAGAGCAACCGGACTGCGCGCGCCTTCCTGCGCGCACGAGGCTGGGACAGGGGACCCGGCGGCGGCGGCACGGGGGGCGCAGAGGAAGGCGAGCAGCCGGCGCACGGCGCTCCAGACGTCGCGGCCGGAAGCGGAGCGGCGCGGGCCGCGCGGGAAAGGGATGGCGTGGCCCCCCTGGCACCTGGGGCCACCGTGGCgctgctgcttcctgcctgccCAGAGTTCCTGTGGCTCTGGTTCGGGCTGGCCAAGGCCGGCCTGCGCACGGCCTTTGTGCCCACCGCCCTGCGCCGGGGTCCCCTACTGCACTGCCTCCGCTGCTGCGGCGCCCGCGCGCTCGTGCTGGCGCCAG AGTTCCTGGAGTCCCTGGAGCCTGACCTGCCGGCCCTGAGAGCCATGGGGCTCCACCTGTGGGCTGCAGGCGCTGAAACCCATCCTGCTGGAATCAGCGATTTGCTGGCTGAGGCCTCAGCTGAAGTGGATGAACCAGTGCCTGGATATCTGTCTTCCCCCCAGAACATAATGGACACGTGCCTGTATATCTTCACCTCTGGCACGACTG gcctccccaaAGCTGCTCGGATCAGTCATCTGAAGATCCTTCAATGCCAGGGATTCTACCAGCTCTGCGGTGCCCACCAGGACGATGTGATCTACCTCGCCCTCCCACTCTACCACATGTCTGGTTCCCTGTTGGGCATTGTGGGCTGCTTGGGCATTG GGGCCACAGTGGTGCTGAAGTCCAAGTTCTCGGCTGGTCAGTTCTGGGAGGACTGCCAGCAGCACAGGGTGACGGTGTTCCAGTACATCGGAGAATTATGCCGATACCTTGTCAACCAGCCCCCG GACAAGGCAGAACATGGACATAAGGTCCGGCTGGCGGTGGGCAGTGGGCTGCGTTCAGACACCTGGGAGCGTTTTGTGCGGCGCTTTGGGCCCCTGCAGGTGCTGGAGACGTATGGGCTGACTGAGGGCAACGTGGCAACTTTCAACTACACTGGACAGCAGGGTGCTGTGGGGCGGGCTTCCTGGCTTTACAAG CATGTCTTCCCCTTCTCTTTGATTCGCTATGATGTCACCACAGGGGAGCCAATTCGGAACATCCAAGGGCACTGTGTGGCCACATCCCCAG GTGAGCCAGGACTGCTGGTGGCCCCTGTGAGCCCACAGTCGCCATTCCTGGGCTATGCTGGGGGGCCTGAGCTGGCCCGGGGAAAGCTGCTGAAGGATGTCTTCCGGCCTGGGGATGTTTTCTTCAACACTGGGGACCTGTTGGTCTGCGATGACCAAGGCTTTCTTCGCTTCCATGATCGTACTGGAGACACCTTCAG GTGGAAGGGGGAGAATGTGGCCACGACCGAGGTGGCGGAGGCCTTGGAAGCCCTGGATTTTCTTCAGGAGGTGAACGTCTACGGAGTCACTGTCCCAG GGCatgaaggcagggctgggatggCAGCCCTGGTTCTGCGTCCCCCCCACTCTTTGGATCTCGTGCAGCTCTACGCCCATGTTTCTGAGAACTTACCACCTTATGCCCGGCCTCGATTCCTAAGGCTCCAG gagtGTCTGGCCACCACAGAGACCTTCAAGCAGCAGAAGGTTCGGATGGCAAAGGAGGGCTTTGACCCAAGCACGCTGTCCGACCCGCTGTACATTCTGGACCAGGCTGGGGGCGCCtacctgcccctcacccctgccagATACAGTGCCCTCCTGGCTGGGGACCTTCGCATCTGA